Proteins encoded by one window of Nocardioides euryhalodurans:
- a CDS encoding SRPBCC family protein has translation MTDIEALQETVEISAPPERVWSLVTDLPRMASWSPQVVRTFVRGPVELGTRAVNVNRRGVLLWPTRSKVVRFEPHRDFAFHILDNGVIWSFRLEPTATGTRVTQQRETPDGITPISLRLQDAVLGGVGRFTGELRDGMRDTLGRIKADAEA, from the coding sequence ATGACCGACATCGAGGCCCTGCAGGAGACCGTCGAGATCAGCGCCCCGCCGGAGCGGGTCTGGTCGCTGGTGACCGACCTGCCGCGGATGGCGTCCTGGAGCCCGCAGGTGGTCCGCACCTTCGTCCGCGGCCCGGTGGAGCTCGGCACCCGCGCGGTCAACGTCAACCGCCGGGGCGTCCTGCTCTGGCCGACCCGCTCCAAGGTCGTCCGCTTCGAGCCGCACCGCGACTTCGCGTTCCACATCTTGGACAACGGGGTGATCTGGTCCTTCCGGCTGGAGCCCACCGCGACCGGGACCAGGGTGACCCAGCAGCGCGAGACCCCGGACGGCATCACGCCGATCTCGTTGCGGCTCCAGGACGCCGTGCTCGGTGGCGTCGGCCGGTTCACCGGCGAGCTCCGCGACGGGATGCGCGACACCCTCGGCCGGATCAAGGCCGACGCCGAGGCCTGA
- a CDS encoding TetR/AcrR family transcriptional regulator, with translation MAPSPARQRILDTAFRLFYRHGLRAVGVDLLIAESGVAKATFYKHFPGKDDLVLAYLDRVDEVWTGQLRAAASAAGTRPADQLVGLFDALGTACRREGYRGCAFLNAAAESTPGGPVHQRTVAHKRGVRTWVQDLATDAGAERPDALARALTLLLDGGLADGALEADPAVADQARESARQLVAAAVG, from the coding sequence GTGGCACCGTCCCCCGCGCGGCAGCGCATCCTCGACACGGCGTTCCGCCTCTTCTACCGCCACGGGCTGCGGGCGGTGGGCGTCGACCTGCTGATCGCGGAGTCGGGCGTGGCCAAGGCGACCTTCTACAAGCACTTCCCGGGCAAGGACGACCTGGTGCTCGCCTACCTCGACCGGGTCGACGAGGTGTGGACCGGTCAGCTCCGGGCGGCGGCGTCGGCCGCGGGCACCCGCCCGGCCGACCAGCTCGTGGGCCTCTTCGACGCCCTCGGCACGGCGTGCCGGCGGGAGGGCTATCGCGGCTGCGCCTTCCTCAACGCCGCCGCGGAGTCCACGCCCGGCGGTCCGGTGCACCAGCGGACGGTGGCGCACAAGCGTGGGGTCCGCACGTGGGTGCAGGACCTCGCGACCGACGCGGGGGCCGAGCGGCCCGACGCCCTGGCCCGGGCGCTGACCCTGTTGCTCGACGGCGGACTGGCCGACGGCGCCCTCGAGGCCGACCCGGCCGTCGCCGACCAGGCCCGGGAGAGCGCCCGGCAGCTGGTGGCCGCCGCGGTCGGCTGA